From the Chthoniobacterales bacterium genome, one window contains:
- a CDS encoding M50 family metallopeptidase, whose amino-acid sequence MGKFLRSLLQILCTLTIAVGCVTGLCSLLLVGAMLLGWAHDGRLVAHEARLLTKSVAVLVPSSLVIWLAGFLYRRFIAMGDDSFRLVRSSSGRQERSANGVFDILFFAVFATVLFGLIPASPLRIPTLIAWLLVAFVGLHAHIFLHEFGHLFLAAILRFKLAELHVGLGTMLAAKRLPGGVRIVWRLWPLGGFAHASDRGGKNPRIRQSLFVIGGPLADVTVLALGYGLITRIWGGFGEALTRSPGGFVTAALLFRVFVTVLNGLIPQTVWIGGRTLRSDAWLLWRTWFAPRGVIGFAGDPSWLDVLSLLRSPDPDAQLAGRSSYTASGTASEPVSFRTQQLRLQSRIRPGGR is encoded by the coding sequence ATGGGCAAGTTCCTCCGATCGCTGCTCCAAATCCTCTGCACTCTCACCATCGCCGTTGGATGCGTGACAGGCCTGTGTTCGCTCCTTCTCGTGGGCGCGATGTTGCTCGGGTGGGCGCACGACGGGCGACTAGTTGCGCATGAGGCGAGGCTTCTTACCAAAAGCGTCGCGGTGCTTGTCCCGTCGTCTCTTGTTATCTGGCTCGCGGGCTTCCTCTATCGGCGATTTATTGCCATGGGAGACGATAGTTTTCGACTCGTACGTTCTTCCTCCGGCCGCCAGGAAAGAAGTGCCAACGGCGTTTTCGACATACTTTTCTTCGCGGTCTTTGCCACGGTCCTTTTCGGTCTTATTCCAGCGAGCCCGCTTCGAATTCCGACCCTAATCGCGTGGCTGTTGGTCGCCTTCGTCGGCTTACATGCCCATATTTTTCTGCATGAATTCGGACACCTGTTCCTTGCCGCCATTCTTCGTTTCAAACTGGCCGAACTGCATGTTGGCCTTGGAACGATGCTCGCGGCCAAACGGCTGCCCGGTGGTGTCCGCATCGTCTGGCGCCTCTGGCCTCTGGGCGGATTTGCGCACGCCTCCGATCGTGGAGGAAAGAATCCGAGGATCCGGCAGTCGCTCTTCGTGATTGGTGGACCGCTGGCAGATGTCACAGTCCTGGCGCTGGGCTATGGTTTGATTACGCGAATTTGGGGCGGATTTGGTGAGGCATTAACTCGCAGTCCCGGAGGTTTTGTCACTGCGGCCCTGCTCTTCCGCGTCTTCGTCACGGTCCTGAACGGACTGATTCCACAGACCGTCTGGATAGGCGGCCGGACTTTGCGAAGCGATGCCTGGCTCTTGTGGCGAACATGGTTCGCGCCGCGCGGCGTAATTGGCTTTGCCGGCGATCCCAGCTGGCTTGACGTCTTGTCTTTGCTTCGATCTCCAGATCCGGACGCTCAATTGGCCGGACGCTCGAGCTACACCGCATCAGGAACTGCGTCTGAGCCAGTCAGTTTTCGGACACAGCAGTTGCGCCTGCAGTCGCGGATTCGGCCTGGCGGGCGTTGA
- a CDS encoding aromatic ring-hydroxylating dioxygenase subunit alpha: protein MQSQAAATSRKTADPFGQDAKTLPQRYFIAPELFEEELEKVFATHWVLVGHQSEVAKAGDYFVRDVAGESLIIVRDKNEEVRAFYNVCRHRGTRLCEEERGHGAAIQCPYHAWTYGLDGRLIGAPHMDEVKGFKKERYSLCPVNVGVWEGFIFVNLDDGPGSLEEWFAPLRGKFSQWNLSGLRSAKRVEYDVKANWKLMFENYAECYHCPGVHPMLSKISPYDSAENDLSEGPFLGGFMKVNKGKSLTMSGEACAMAIGYHHEDGDHVFYYSIFPNMLLSMHPDYVMVHQLWPQSPERTLIVCDWFFHPDAFDRDVFRPEDAIEFWDITNKQDWHVCELSQQGIASRAYEPGPYSSRESIPAAWDREYLRRMQ from the coding sequence ATGCAGTCCCAAGCCGCAGCCACGTCCCGAAAAACCGCGGACCCATTTGGGCAGGACGCAAAAACCTTGCCGCAGCGTTACTTCATAGCGCCGGAACTATTTGAAGAGGAGTTGGAGAAGGTCTTTGCCACGCATTGGGTCTTGGTCGGGCATCAGTCGGAGGTGGCGAAGGCGGGGGACTATTTCGTTCGGGATGTGGCGGGCGAATCGCTGATCATCGTCCGCGACAAGAACGAAGAGGTGCGCGCGTTTTACAACGTGTGCCGCCATCGGGGCACGCGCCTTTGCGAGGAGGAGCGGGGCCACGGCGCGGCGATCCAGTGTCCGTATCATGCCTGGACCTATGGACTAGACGGGCGGTTGATCGGGGCGCCGCACATGGATGAGGTCAAGGGGTTCAAGAAGGAGCGATATTCGCTGTGCCCGGTGAACGTTGGCGTCTGGGAGGGATTTATCTTTGTGAACCTGGACGACGGTCCGGGTTCTCTGGAGGAATGGTTCGCGCCGTTGCGAGGGAAGTTTTCGCAATGGAATTTGTCAGGACTGCGATCAGCAAAGCGGGTCGAGTACGACGTGAAGGCAAACTGGAAGCTGATGTTCGAGAATTATGCCGAGTGTTATCACTGTCCGGGAGTGCACCCAATGTTGTCGAAGATATCGCCTTACGACTCGGCGGAGAACGACCTGTCGGAGGGACCGTTTCTGGGCGGATTCATGAAGGTCAATAAAGGAAAAAGCCTGACCATGAGTGGAGAGGCCTGCGCGATGGCAATCGGTTATCATCACGAAGATGGGGACCACGTCTTCTACTACTCGATTTTTCCGAACATGCTCCTAAGCATGCACCCGGACTACGTGATGGTGCATCAGCTTTGGCCACAATCGCCCGAGCGGACCCTGATCGTGTGCGATTGGTTTTTCCACCCGGACGCGTTCGACCGCGACGTTTTCCGGCCGGAGGATGCAATAGAGTTTTGGGATATTACCAACAAGCAGGACTGGCACGTGTGCGAGCTGAGCCAGCAGGGAATCGCGTCGAGAGCGTATGAGCCGGGACCCTACAGTTCGCGGGAGTCGATCCCCGCAGCCTGGGATCGGGAATATCTGCGCCGGATGCAGTAA
- a CDS encoding RES family NAD+ phosphorylase: MPRTTQLKAAGKVAKPPPQAAFDKKIPLRSYCRTETGLFRRLHVLNLDTSDPWPAIYFSTRGTTRFDPVGGVGTMCVGQSLGGALMEKFDDSWGPAGDDSRSLTEQQLNETWETLIYLPPVTLFDCGGPNHLSKIGMDAQMYTGEYAGTQVWAMRMMSHPHMIDGIVFPSRHDPTRQNIALFKRLALATPHHDPTLTIANLPGWTPDAAHSADLIYGPMQILATHPELDATLVDLEVSRVSP, translated from the coding sequence ATGCCCAGAACAACGCAGCTGAAGGCAGCTGGTAAAGTTGCAAAGCCTCCGCCGCAGGCTGCTTTCGACAAAAAAATCCCCCTGCGCAGTTATTGCCGAACCGAGACTGGCCTGTTTCGGCGGCTCCACGTGCTCAATCTGGACACGTCGGATCCATGGCCTGCCATCTATTTTAGTACCCGCGGCACGACTCGCTTCGACCCGGTTGGAGGAGTGGGCACCATGTGCGTCGGTCAATCGTTGGGCGGCGCCCTGATGGAGAAGTTCGACGACTCGTGGGGTCCGGCGGGAGATGACAGTCGCAGCTTGACTGAGCAACAACTCAATGAAACCTGGGAAACCCTGATTTATCTGCCCCCGGTGACGCTGTTTGACTGCGGCGGCCCCAACCATTTGTCAAAAATCGGAATGGATGCGCAGATGTACACGGGCGAGTATGCGGGCACGCAAGTATGGGCCATGCGGATGATGTCACACCCCCATATGATTGACGGGATTGTCTTTCCCTCGCGCCACGATCCCACGCGCCAGAACATCGCCTTGTTTAAACGGTTGGCCCTTGCCACTCCACACCACGACCCCACTTTGACCATTGCTAACTTGCCCGGATGGACTCCGGACGCCGCGCACTCCGCCGACCTTATCTATGGGCCGATGCAAATTCTGGCTACGCACCCCGAACTCGATGCGACGCTGGTCGACCTGGAGGTCAGCCGAGTTTCGCCTTAG
- a CDS encoding ABC transporter permease, translated as MPEFEEEIRKRLEGLNLSPAREIEIVEELSQHLEDQYEQSLSRGASEAEAREAILSELSGNELLAPALKRVERRVPQNPIQMGTERKTNMIGDLRQDVRYGLRMLMKNPAFTIIAVLALALGIGANTAIFSVVNTLLLRPLPYKNPEQLVVIWENATHLGFPKNTPSPANFLDWQKQNTLFTGMGAFAERTFNLTGVGEPERLEGRRVSANLFELLGVKPILGRTFVPDEDKPGTKVALLNESLWKRRFGSDPGVIGRALALNGESYTVVGVLPNSVRLPGFGNWRDQVWVPLAFPAEEAASRGNHFLEVIGRMKPGVTLPQARAEMETIAARLAQQYPEENTRIGSVVTPLHEEIVGDMKPALLILLGAVAFVLLIACANVANLLLARAAARHKEIALRLALGADRVRLTKQLLVESVMLSLLGGAVGLALAYAGLQVLTRFIPPDVAHADMIAIDAKVLLFTLLVALVTGLIFGLAPASQATHFNLNDTLKEGGRDSGAGPRGKRLRSALVIGEVAVSFLLLIGAGLLINSFMHLRNLDPGFRADHLLALNVDLSEVKYPDTAKRTAFFDEVVRRVQALPGVRSVAVAGNLPFTYNGDSMPIGVEGIPDPPPDQWPDVIFRTVGPNYFSTMGIPLVRGRDFTDQDTLDTTLGVVISEKTAKRYWPDEDPIGKRLKPGSTAGSSPWRTVIGVVKDVRQNDFIAEPKMQMYFNFRQVRSLVANALVVRTAVDPLSLATSVRNSVWAVDKDQPVSNMDSMETIVAGAVARQRFSMLLLAIFAGVALILAAVGIYGVMSYSVAQQTREIGIRMALGAQRSDVLKMTVKQGLKLVGLGLIIGLLAAFVLTRVMATLLFGISATDPLTFISISLVLLAVALLASYLPALRATRVDPMIALRAQ; from the coding sequence ATGCCTGAGTTCGAGGAAGAAATCAGGAAGCGACTCGAGGGATTAAATCTCTCTCCGGCCCGCGAGATCGAGATCGTCGAGGAGTTGTCTCAACACCTCGAGGATCAGTACGAGCAGTCGCTTAGTCGCGGCGCATCGGAAGCCGAAGCCCGGGAGGCGATCTTATCCGAGCTCAGCGGGAATGAACTGCTGGCTCCGGCCCTGAAACGCGTCGAGCGGCGGGTCCCCCAAAACCCCATCCAGATGGGAACGGAAAGGAAAACAAATATGATTGGAGATCTTCGCCAGGACGTTCGCTACGGCCTCCGCATGCTGATGAAAAATCCGGCGTTCACGATTATCGCAGTGCTCGCGCTTGCCCTTGGCATTGGAGCAAACACCGCCATTTTCAGCGTGGTCAATACTCTCCTGCTCCGGCCGTTACCCTATAAGAACCCGGAGCAATTGGTCGTCATTTGGGAAAATGCGACCCACCTCGGATTTCCAAAGAACACGCCGTCGCCAGCCAATTTTCTCGACTGGCAAAAGCAGAACACGCTCTTCACCGGAATGGGCGCATTCGCCGAGCGCACTTTCAATCTGACCGGCGTGGGCGAGCCGGAGCGGCTCGAAGGCCGGCGTGTTTCGGCGAACCTCTTTGAGTTGTTGGGCGTGAAACCAATTCTCGGCCGCACCTTTGTCCCGGACGAAGACAAACCCGGGACGAAGGTCGCTCTCCTGAACGAGAGTCTCTGGAAACGTCGCTTCGGAAGCGACCCCGGCGTCATCGGGCGCGCCCTGGCGCTCAACGGCGAGAGCTATACGGTCGTCGGCGTCCTCCCAAACAGTGTCCGGCTTCCGGGCTTCGGAAACTGGCGAGACCAGGTCTGGGTCCCACTGGCATTCCCGGCGGAAGAAGCCGCCAGTCGCGGGAATCATTTTCTGGAAGTCATCGGGCGGATGAAACCCGGCGTGACGCTCCCGCAGGCCCGAGCCGAAATGGAAACGATCGCCGCGCGCTTGGCCCAGCAGTATCCGGAGGAAAACACGCGGATCGGCTCCGTGGTGACGCCGTTGCACGAAGAGATCGTCGGCGACATGAAGCCGGCGCTGCTCATTCTGCTCGGCGCGGTTGCCTTCGTGCTCCTCATCGCCTGCGCGAATGTCGCCAATTTGTTGCTCGCTCGCGCGGCGGCGCGGCACAAGGAGATCGCGCTCCGGCTTGCCCTGGGTGCCGATCGCGTCCGGCTGACGAAACAGCTGCTGGTCGAAAGCGTAATGCTTTCGCTCCTCGGCGGCGCCGTCGGGTTGGCCCTGGCCTATGCCGGCCTCCAGGTGTTGACCCGTTTTATTCCGCCGGATGTGGCCCACGCGGACATGATCGCGATCGACGCGAAAGTACTTCTCTTCACGCTGCTCGTGGCTCTGGTTACCGGGCTCATTTTTGGGCTCGCCCCCGCCAGCCAGGCAACGCATTTCAATCTGAACGACACCTTGAAAGAAGGCGGCCGTGATTCCGGCGCCGGCCCTCGGGGAAAGCGATTGCGGAGCGCGCTCGTCATCGGCGAAGTGGCCGTCTCGTTCCTTCTCCTGATCGGCGCCGGCCTTTTGATCAACAGCTTCATGCACCTGCGGAATCTCGATCCCGGTTTTCGTGCCGATCATTTGCTCGCTCTGAACGTCGATCTGTCGGAGGTGAAGTATCCGGACACGGCGAAGCGAACTGCCTTCTTCGACGAAGTGGTGCGGCGCGTCCAAGCGTTGCCGGGTGTCCGCTCCGTGGCCGTCGCCGGGAATCTGCCGTTCACCTACAACGGTGATTCCATGCCCATCGGTGTCGAAGGGATTCCCGATCCCCCACCGGATCAATGGCCGGATGTGATTTTTCGCACGGTCGGCCCGAATTACTTCAGCACCATGGGAATCCCGTTGGTGCGCGGCCGCGATTTCACCGACCAGGACACGCTCGACACCACCCTTGGCGTGGTGATCAGCGAAAAAACTGCCAAACGTTATTGGCCTGACGAGGACCCGATCGGCAAACGTCTCAAGCCCGGTTCGACCGCGGGTTCGAGCCCGTGGCGGACTGTGATCGGGGTCGTGAAGGATGTCCGGCAAAATGATTTCATCGCCGAACCAAAGATGCAGATGTATTTCAACTTTCGGCAGGTCCGAAGCCTGGTCGCGAATGCGCTCGTCGTCCGGACAGCGGTCGATCCTCTAAGCCTCGCAACGTCGGTCCGGAACTCCGTCTGGGCGGTCGACAAAGACCAGCCGGTCTCGAACATGGATTCGATGGAAACAATCGTGGCGGGGGCCGTGGCGCGCCAGCGTTTCAGTATGTTGCTCCTGGCGATCTTCGCCGGCGTTGCGCTTATCCTCGCCGCCGTCGGGATTTATGGCGTCATGAGCTACTCCGTCGCGCAGCAAACCCGGGAGATCGGCATTCGCATGGCCCTCGGCGCCCAGCGCAGCGACGTCCTGAAGATGACCGTGAAACAGGGGCTGAAGCTCGTCGGCCTGGGCCTGATTATTGGCCTCCTGGCGGCCTTCGTTCTCACCCGGGTAATGGCGACCCTCCTCTTCGGCATCAGCGCCACCGACCCGCTCACCTTCATCAGCATCTCACTCGTGCTTCTGGCCGTCGCCCTCCTGGCGAGTTACCTCCCCGCGCTCCGTGCGACTCGCGTCGACCCGATGATCGCGTTACGGGCTCAGTAG